One Agelaius phoeniceus isolate bAgePho1 chromosome 7, bAgePho1.hap1, whole genome shotgun sequence DNA segment encodes these proteins:
- the CCNT2 gene encoding cyclin-T2 isoform X1: MEAAGGGAGGGGGVMAAAGAGSAGSAARGGGGSSAASRWFFSREQLENTPSRRCGVEADKELSYRQQAANLIQDMGQRLNVSQLTINTAIVYMHRFYMHHSFTKFNRNIMSPTALFLAAKVEEQPRKLEHVIKVANACLHPQEPQLDTKSDAYLQQAQELVILETIMLQTLGFEITIEHPHTDVVKCTQLVRASKDLAQTSYFMATNSLHLTTFCLQYKPTVIACVCIHLACKWSNWEIPVSTDGKHWWEYVDPSVTLELLDELTHEFLQILEKTPSRLKRIRNWRANQAAKKPKGDGQVSENSLLGSSLVQNSILVDTVTGVAANTSFQKPSTSFPAPVPLTSGSISVPDSHAPENLAILATGMPGTSYSLASHQEWPQHQEQARTEQMYSQKQETLPASQYNMNFQAGTSVQLHSGVHHRPDKLAEHSTVKQEYSHKSANKHHGQVPAPVIIPQKMSLDKYREKRKLETLELDVREHYVATPGEQQHKKHLQPQAASSVTSPIKMKIPIANTEKPEKHLSDKKEKGGSLKLRIPIPPTEKGASKEELKMKIKVSSSERHSSSDEGSGKSKHSSPHVSKEHKDKHKEHSLNRHHGLGHKHSHSHGGGGSSKHSADGVAPSVLRSPVGLSSDGNSSSSGSSRKKLHSNDASHNHHSKMSKSSKSSGSSSSSCSVKQYVSSHNSVFNLPLPPPPPVTYQVGYGHLSTLVKLDKKPVENGPDAHPQYSTNSQHMDYKDTFDMLDSLLSAQGMNM, encoded by the exons ATGGAGGCGGCGGGAGGAGGCgccggaggaggaggaggtgtcatggcggcggcgggcgcgggctCCGCGGGGTCCGCagcgcggggcggcggcggctcctcgGCCGCGTCGCGCTGGTTCTTCAGCCGCGAGCAGCTGGAGAACACGCCCTCGCGGCGCTGCGGCGTGGAGGCCGACAAGGAGCTCTCGTACCGGCAGCAGGCGGCCAACCTCATCCAAGACATGGGCCAGCGCCTCAACGT ATCTCAGCTTACCATAAATACTGCAATTGTTTACATGCACAGGTTTTATATGCATCATTCCTTCACAAAATTTAATCGAAAT atAATGTCTCCCACGGCATTGTTTTTGGCTGCAAAAGTGGAAGAACAGCCACGGAAACTTGAACATGTTATTAAAGTAGCAAATGCCTGTCTTCATCCTCAAGAGCCACAGCTGGATACAAAGAGTGAT GCATACCTTCAACAAGCCCAGGAGCTGGTTATACTTGAAACAATAATGCTTCAAACTTTAG GTTTTGAGATTACCATTGAACATCCACACACAGATGTTGTGAAATGTACACAGTTAGTGAGAG CAAGCAAGGATTTGGCACAGACATCCTATTTCATGGCTACCAACAG CCTTCACCTTACCACATTCTGTCTTCAGTACAAGCCCACAGTGATAGCATGTGTGTGCATTCACTTGGCCTGCAAGTGGTCCAACTGGGAGATTCCAGTATCAACTGATGGAAAACACTGGTGGGAATATgtagatccctcagttactctAGAACTACTAGATG AGTTAACTCATGAGTTTCTGCAAATACTGGAGAAAACACCTAGCAGGCTCAAGAGAATTAGAAATTGGCGG GCTAATCAGGCAGCTAAGAAACCTAAAGGTGATGGACAGGTATCTGAGAACTCCCTTCTTGGTTCATCTTTGGTCCAGAATTCCATTTTGGTGGATACAGTTACTGGTGTAGCTGCAAACACAAGTTTCCAAAAACCATCGACATCGTTTCCTGCACCAGTACCTCTGACCTCAGGAAGTATTTCTGTTCCAGACAGTCATGCACCTGAAAATTTGGCAATATTAGCTACAGGAATGCCAGGTACCTCATACAGTTTGGCATCACACCAGGAATGGCCTCAGCACCAAGAACAAGCAAGGACAGAGCAAATGTACTCTCAGAAGCAGGAGACACTGCCTGCTAGTCAGTACAACATGAACTTCCAAGCAGGGACGTCCGTGCAGTTGCACTCCGGAGTACACCACAGACCTGACAAACTTGCTGAGCATTCTACTGTCAAACAAGAATATTCTCATAAGTCAGCAAACAAGCACCATGGACAAGTTCCTGCTCCTGTAATAATTCCTCAGAAAATGTCTTTGGATAAATACAGAGAGAAGCGCAAACTAGAAACCCTGGAACTGGATGTCAGAGAACACTATGTAGCAACCCCGGGCGAGCAGCAGCATAAAAAGCACCTGCAGCCACAGGCGGCCAGTTCTGTTACGTCTcccattaaaatgaaaattcctATTGCAAATACAGAGAAGCCTGAAAAACATTTGTCAGATAAGAAGGAGAAGGGTGGCTCGCTCAAACTGCGTATTCCAATCCCACCCACAGAAAAGGGTGCCAGCAAGGAGGagctgaaaatgaaaatcaagGTTTCTTCCTCAGAGAGGCACAGCTCGTCGGACGAGGGCAGCGGCAAGAGCAAGCACTCGAGTCCCCACGTTAGCAAGGAGCATAAGGACAAGCACAAGGAGCACTCTCTGAACCGCCACCACGGCCTGGGCCACAAGCACTCGCACTCGCACGggggcggcggcagcagcaagcACAGCGCTGACGGAGTGGCGCCCTCTGTGCTGAGGAGTCCCGTGGGCCTGAGCAGCGACGGCAACTCCTCTAGTTCCGGCTCCTCCAGGAAGAAGTTGCACAGCAACGATGCTTCTCACAACCACCACTCCAAAATGAGCAAAAGTTCCAAAAGTTCAGGTAGTTCATCTAGTTCTTGCTCTGTTAAGCAGTATGTATCCTCTCACAACTCTGTTTTTAACCTTCCCTTaccccctcctccccctgtCACATACCAGGTGGGCTACGGACATCTCAGCACCCTCGTGAAACTGGACAAGAAACCAGTGGAGAACGGTCCTGATGCCCATCCCCAGTACAGTACAAACAGCCAGCATATGGACTACAAAGACACATTCGACATGCTGGATTCGCTGTTAAGTGCCCAAGGAATGAACATGTAG
- the CCNT2 gene encoding cyclin-T2 isoform X2: protein MEAAGGGAGGGGGVMAAAGAGSAGSAARGGGGSSAASRWFFSREQLENTPSRRCGVEADKELSYRQQAANLIQDMGQRLNVSQLTINTAIVYMHRFYMHHSFTKFNRNAYLQQAQELVILETIMLQTLGFEITIEHPHTDVVKCTQLVRASKDLAQTSYFMATNSLHLTTFCLQYKPTVIACVCIHLACKWSNWEIPVSTDGKHWWEYVDPSVTLELLDELTHEFLQILEKTPSRLKRIRNWRANQAAKKPKGDGQVSENSLLGSSLVQNSILVDTVTGVAANTSFQKPSTSFPAPVPLTSGSISVPDSHAPENLAILATGMPGTSYSLASHQEWPQHQEQARTEQMYSQKQETLPASQYNMNFQAGTSVQLHSGVHHRPDKLAEHSTVKQEYSHKSANKHHGQVPAPVIIPQKMSLDKYREKRKLETLELDVREHYVATPGEQQHKKHLQPQAASSVTSPIKMKIPIANTEKPEKHLSDKKEKGGSLKLRIPIPPTEKGASKEELKMKIKVSSSERHSSSDEGSGKSKHSSPHVSKEHKDKHKEHSLNRHHGLGHKHSHSHGGGGSSKHSADGVAPSVLRSPVGLSSDGNSSSSGSSRKKLHSNDASHNHHSKMSKSSKSSGSSSSSCSVKQYVSSHNSVFNLPLPPPPPVTYQVGYGHLSTLVKLDKKPVENGPDAHPQYSTNSQHMDYKDTFDMLDSLLSAQGMNM, encoded by the exons ATGGAGGCGGCGGGAGGAGGCgccggaggaggaggaggtgtcatggcggcggcgggcgcgggctCCGCGGGGTCCGCagcgcggggcggcggcggctcctcgGCCGCGTCGCGCTGGTTCTTCAGCCGCGAGCAGCTGGAGAACACGCCCTCGCGGCGCTGCGGCGTGGAGGCCGACAAGGAGCTCTCGTACCGGCAGCAGGCGGCCAACCTCATCCAAGACATGGGCCAGCGCCTCAACGT ATCTCAGCTTACCATAAATACTGCAATTGTTTACATGCACAGGTTTTATATGCATCATTCCTTCACAAAATTTAATCGAAAT GCATACCTTCAACAAGCCCAGGAGCTGGTTATACTTGAAACAATAATGCTTCAAACTTTAG GTTTTGAGATTACCATTGAACATCCACACACAGATGTTGTGAAATGTACACAGTTAGTGAGAG CAAGCAAGGATTTGGCACAGACATCCTATTTCATGGCTACCAACAG CCTTCACCTTACCACATTCTGTCTTCAGTACAAGCCCACAGTGATAGCATGTGTGTGCATTCACTTGGCCTGCAAGTGGTCCAACTGGGAGATTCCAGTATCAACTGATGGAAAACACTGGTGGGAATATgtagatccctcagttactctAGAACTACTAGATG AGTTAACTCATGAGTTTCTGCAAATACTGGAGAAAACACCTAGCAGGCTCAAGAGAATTAGAAATTGGCGG GCTAATCAGGCAGCTAAGAAACCTAAAGGTGATGGACAGGTATCTGAGAACTCCCTTCTTGGTTCATCTTTGGTCCAGAATTCCATTTTGGTGGATACAGTTACTGGTGTAGCTGCAAACACAAGTTTCCAAAAACCATCGACATCGTTTCCTGCACCAGTACCTCTGACCTCAGGAAGTATTTCTGTTCCAGACAGTCATGCACCTGAAAATTTGGCAATATTAGCTACAGGAATGCCAGGTACCTCATACAGTTTGGCATCACACCAGGAATGGCCTCAGCACCAAGAACAAGCAAGGACAGAGCAAATGTACTCTCAGAAGCAGGAGACACTGCCTGCTAGTCAGTACAACATGAACTTCCAAGCAGGGACGTCCGTGCAGTTGCACTCCGGAGTACACCACAGACCTGACAAACTTGCTGAGCATTCTACTGTCAAACAAGAATATTCTCATAAGTCAGCAAACAAGCACCATGGACAAGTTCCTGCTCCTGTAATAATTCCTCAGAAAATGTCTTTGGATAAATACAGAGAGAAGCGCAAACTAGAAACCCTGGAACTGGATGTCAGAGAACACTATGTAGCAACCCCGGGCGAGCAGCAGCATAAAAAGCACCTGCAGCCACAGGCGGCCAGTTCTGTTACGTCTcccattaaaatgaaaattcctATTGCAAATACAGAGAAGCCTGAAAAACATTTGTCAGATAAGAAGGAGAAGGGTGGCTCGCTCAAACTGCGTATTCCAATCCCACCCACAGAAAAGGGTGCCAGCAAGGAGGagctgaaaatgaaaatcaagGTTTCTTCCTCAGAGAGGCACAGCTCGTCGGACGAGGGCAGCGGCAAGAGCAAGCACTCGAGTCCCCACGTTAGCAAGGAGCATAAGGACAAGCACAAGGAGCACTCTCTGAACCGCCACCACGGCCTGGGCCACAAGCACTCGCACTCGCACGggggcggcggcagcagcaagcACAGCGCTGACGGAGTGGCGCCCTCTGTGCTGAGGAGTCCCGTGGGCCTGAGCAGCGACGGCAACTCCTCTAGTTCCGGCTCCTCCAGGAAGAAGTTGCACAGCAACGATGCTTCTCACAACCACCACTCCAAAATGAGCAAAAGTTCCAAAAGTTCAGGTAGTTCATCTAGTTCTTGCTCTGTTAAGCAGTATGTATCCTCTCACAACTCTGTTTTTAACCTTCCCTTaccccctcctccccctgtCACATACCAGGTGGGCTACGGACATCTCAGCACCCTCGTGAAACTGGACAAGAAACCAGTGGAGAACGGTCCTGATGCCCATCCCCAGTACAGTACAAACAGCCAGCATATGGACTACAAAGACACATTCGACATGCTGGATTCGCTGTTAAGTGCCCAAGGAATGAACATGTAG
- the CCNT2 gene encoding cyclin-T2 isoform X3, with translation MAAAGAGSAGSAARGGGGSSAASRWFFSREQLENTPSRRCGVEADKELSYRQQAANLIQDMGQRLNVSQLTINTAIVYMHRFYMHHSFTKFNRNIMSPTALFLAAKVEEQPRKLEHVIKVANACLHPQEPQLDTKSDAYLQQAQELVILETIMLQTLGFEITIEHPHTDVVKCTQLVRASKDLAQTSYFMATNSLHLTTFCLQYKPTVIACVCIHLACKWSNWEIPVSTDGKHWWEYVDPSVTLELLDELTHEFLQILEKTPSRLKRIRNWRANQAAKKPKGDGQVSENSLLGSSLVQNSILVDTVTGVAANTSFQKPSTSFPAPVPLTSGSISVPDSHAPENLAILATGMPGTSYSLASHQEWPQHQEQARTEQMYSQKQETLPASQYNMNFQAGTSVQLHSGVHHRPDKLAEHSTVKQEYSHKSANKHHGQVPAPVIIPQKMSLDKYREKRKLETLELDVREHYVATPGEQQHKKHLQPQAASSVTSPIKMKIPIANTEKPEKHLSDKKEKGGSLKLRIPIPPTEKGASKEELKMKIKVSSSERHSSSDEGSGKSKHSSPHVSKEHKDKHKEHSLNRHHGLGHKHSHSHGGGGSSKHSADGVAPSVLRSPVGLSSDGNSSSSGSSRKKLHSNDASHNHHSKMSKSSKSSGGLRTSQHPRETGQETSGERS, from the exons atggcggcggcgggcgcgggctCCGCGGGGTCCGCagcgcggggcggcggcggctcctcgGCCGCGTCGCGCTGGTTCTTCAGCCGCGAGCAGCTGGAGAACACGCCCTCGCGGCGCTGCGGCGTGGAGGCCGACAAGGAGCTCTCGTACCGGCAGCAGGCGGCCAACCTCATCCAAGACATGGGCCAGCGCCTCAACGT ATCTCAGCTTACCATAAATACTGCAATTGTTTACATGCACAGGTTTTATATGCATCATTCCTTCACAAAATTTAATCGAAAT atAATGTCTCCCACGGCATTGTTTTTGGCTGCAAAAGTGGAAGAACAGCCACGGAAACTTGAACATGTTATTAAAGTAGCAAATGCCTGTCTTCATCCTCAAGAGCCACAGCTGGATACAAAGAGTGAT GCATACCTTCAACAAGCCCAGGAGCTGGTTATACTTGAAACAATAATGCTTCAAACTTTAG GTTTTGAGATTACCATTGAACATCCACACACAGATGTTGTGAAATGTACACAGTTAGTGAGAG CAAGCAAGGATTTGGCACAGACATCCTATTTCATGGCTACCAACAG CCTTCACCTTACCACATTCTGTCTTCAGTACAAGCCCACAGTGATAGCATGTGTGTGCATTCACTTGGCCTGCAAGTGGTCCAACTGGGAGATTCCAGTATCAACTGATGGAAAACACTGGTGGGAATATgtagatccctcagttactctAGAACTACTAGATG AGTTAACTCATGAGTTTCTGCAAATACTGGAGAAAACACCTAGCAGGCTCAAGAGAATTAGAAATTGGCGG GCTAATCAGGCAGCTAAGAAACCTAAAGGTGATGGACAGGTATCTGAGAACTCCCTTCTTGGTTCATCTTTGGTCCAGAATTCCATTTTGGTGGATACAGTTACTGGTGTAGCTGCAAACACAAGTTTCCAAAAACCATCGACATCGTTTCCTGCACCAGTACCTCTGACCTCAGGAAGTATTTCTGTTCCAGACAGTCATGCACCTGAAAATTTGGCAATATTAGCTACAGGAATGCCAGGTACCTCATACAGTTTGGCATCACACCAGGAATGGCCTCAGCACCAAGAACAAGCAAGGACAGAGCAAATGTACTCTCAGAAGCAGGAGACACTGCCTGCTAGTCAGTACAACATGAACTTCCAAGCAGGGACGTCCGTGCAGTTGCACTCCGGAGTACACCACAGACCTGACAAACTTGCTGAGCATTCTACTGTCAAACAAGAATATTCTCATAAGTCAGCAAACAAGCACCATGGACAAGTTCCTGCTCCTGTAATAATTCCTCAGAAAATGTCTTTGGATAAATACAGAGAGAAGCGCAAACTAGAAACCCTGGAACTGGATGTCAGAGAACACTATGTAGCAACCCCGGGCGAGCAGCAGCATAAAAAGCACCTGCAGCCACAGGCGGCCAGTTCTGTTACGTCTcccattaaaatgaaaattcctATTGCAAATACAGAGAAGCCTGAAAAACATTTGTCAGATAAGAAGGAGAAGGGTGGCTCGCTCAAACTGCGTATTCCAATCCCACCCACAGAAAAGGGTGCCAGCAAGGAGGagctgaaaatgaaaatcaagGTTTCTTCCTCAGAGAGGCACAGCTCGTCGGACGAGGGCAGCGGCAAGAGCAAGCACTCGAGTCCCCACGTTAGCAAGGAGCATAAGGACAAGCACAAGGAGCACTCTCTGAACCGCCACCACGGCCTGGGCCACAAGCACTCGCACTCGCACGggggcggcggcagcagcaagcACAGCGCTGACGGAGTGGCGCCCTCTGTGCTGAGGAGTCCCGTGGGCCTGAGCAGCGACGGCAACTCCTCTAGTTCCGGCTCCTCCAGGAAGAAGTTGCACAGCAACGATGCTTCTCACAACCACCACTCCAAAATGAGCAAAAGTTCCAAAAGTTCAG GTGGGCTACGGACATCTCAGCACCCTCGTGAAACTGGACAAGAAACCAGTGGAGAACGGTCCTGA
- the CCNT2 gene encoding cyclin-T2 isoform X4 produces MAAAGAGSAGSAARGGGGSSAASRWFFSREQLENTPSRRCGVEADKELSYRQQAANLIQDMGQRLNVSQLTINTAIVYMHRFYMHHSFTKFNRNIMSPTALFLAAKVEEQPRKLEHVIKVANACLHPQEPQLDTKSDAYLQQAQELVILETIMLQTLGFEITIEHPHTDVVKCTQLVRASKDLAQTSYFMATNSLHLTTFCLQYKPTVIACVCIHLACKWSNWEIPVSTDGKHWWEYVDPSVTLELLDELTHEFLQILEKTPSRLKRIRNWRANQAAKKPKGDGQVSENSLLGSSLVQNSILVDTVTGVAANTSFQKPSTSFPAPVPLTSGSISVPDSHAPENLAILATGMPGTSYSLASHQEWPQHQEQARTEQMYSQKQETLPASQYNMNFQAGTSVQLHSGVHHRPDKLAEHSTVKQEYSHKSANKHHGQVPAPVIIPQKMSLDKYREKRKLETLELDVREHYVATPGEQQHKKHLQPQAASSVTSPIKMKIPIANTEKPEKHLSDKKEKGGSLKLRIPIPPTEKGASKEELKMKIKVSSSERHSSSDEGSGKSKHSSPHVSKEHKDKHKEHSLNRHHGLGHKHSHSHGGGGSSKHSADGVAPSVLRSPVGLSSDGNSSSSGSSRKKLHSNDASHNHHSKMSKSSKSSALLKTLP; encoded by the exons atggcggcggcgggcgcgggctCCGCGGGGTCCGCagcgcggggcggcggcggctcctcgGCCGCGTCGCGCTGGTTCTTCAGCCGCGAGCAGCTGGAGAACACGCCCTCGCGGCGCTGCGGCGTGGAGGCCGACAAGGAGCTCTCGTACCGGCAGCAGGCGGCCAACCTCATCCAAGACATGGGCCAGCGCCTCAACGT ATCTCAGCTTACCATAAATACTGCAATTGTTTACATGCACAGGTTTTATATGCATCATTCCTTCACAAAATTTAATCGAAAT atAATGTCTCCCACGGCATTGTTTTTGGCTGCAAAAGTGGAAGAACAGCCACGGAAACTTGAACATGTTATTAAAGTAGCAAATGCCTGTCTTCATCCTCAAGAGCCACAGCTGGATACAAAGAGTGAT GCATACCTTCAACAAGCCCAGGAGCTGGTTATACTTGAAACAATAATGCTTCAAACTTTAG GTTTTGAGATTACCATTGAACATCCACACACAGATGTTGTGAAATGTACACAGTTAGTGAGAG CAAGCAAGGATTTGGCACAGACATCCTATTTCATGGCTACCAACAG CCTTCACCTTACCACATTCTGTCTTCAGTACAAGCCCACAGTGATAGCATGTGTGTGCATTCACTTGGCCTGCAAGTGGTCCAACTGGGAGATTCCAGTATCAACTGATGGAAAACACTGGTGGGAATATgtagatccctcagttactctAGAACTACTAGATG AGTTAACTCATGAGTTTCTGCAAATACTGGAGAAAACACCTAGCAGGCTCAAGAGAATTAGAAATTGGCGG GCTAATCAGGCAGCTAAGAAACCTAAAGGTGATGGACAGGTATCTGAGAACTCCCTTCTTGGTTCATCTTTGGTCCAGAATTCCATTTTGGTGGATACAGTTACTGGTGTAGCTGCAAACACAAGTTTCCAAAAACCATCGACATCGTTTCCTGCACCAGTACCTCTGACCTCAGGAAGTATTTCTGTTCCAGACAGTCATGCACCTGAAAATTTGGCAATATTAGCTACAGGAATGCCAGGTACCTCATACAGTTTGGCATCACACCAGGAATGGCCTCAGCACCAAGAACAAGCAAGGACAGAGCAAATGTACTCTCAGAAGCAGGAGACACTGCCTGCTAGTCAGTACAACATGAACTTCCAAGCAGGGACGTCCGTGCAGTTGCACTCCGGAGTACACCACAGACCTGACAAACTTGCTGAGCATTCTACTGTCAAACAAGAATATTCTCATAAGTCAGCAAACAAGCACCATGGACAAGTTCCTGCTCCTGTAATAATTCCTCAGAAAATGTCTTTGGATAAATACAGAGAGAAGCGCAAACTAGAAACCCTGGAACTGGATGTCAGAGAACACTATGTAGCAACCCCGGGCGAGCAGCAGCATAAAAAGCACCTGCAGCCACAGGCGGCCAGTTCTGTTACGTCTcccattaaaatgaaaattcctATTGCAAATACAGAGAAGCCTGAAAAACATTTGTCAGATAAGAAGGAGAAGGGTGGCTCGCTCAAACTGCGTATTCCAATCCCACCCACAGAAAAGGGTGCCAGCAAGGAGGagctgaaaatgaaaatcaagGTTTCTTCCTCAGAGAGGCACAGCTCGTCGGACGAGGGCAGCGGCAAGAGCAAGCACTCGAGTCCCCACGTTAGCAAGGAGCATAAGGACAAGCACAAGGAGCACTCTCTGAACCGCCACCACGGCCTGGGCCACAAGCACTCGCACTCGCACGggggcggcggcagcagcaagcACAGCGCTGACGGAGTGGCGCCCTCTGTGCTGAGGAGTCCCGTGGGCCTGAGCAGCGACGGCAACTCCTCTAGTTCCGGCTCCTCCAGGAAGAAGTTGCACAGCAACGATGCTTCTCACAACCACCACTCCAAAATGAGCAAAAGTTCCAAAAGTTCAG CTTTGTTGAAGACTCTACCTTAA
- the CCNT2 gene encoding cyclin-T2 isoform X7, with amino-acid sequence MYTVSERSVTFNHFSSKDLAQTSYFMATNSLHLTTFCLQYKPTVIACVCIHLACKWSNWEIPVSTDGKHWWEYVDPSVTLELLDELTHEFLQILEKTPSRLKRIRNWRANQAAKKPKGDGQVSENSLLGSSLVQNSILVDTVTGVAANTSFQKPSTSFPAPVPLTSGSISVPDSHAPENLAILATGMPGTSYSLASHQEWPQHQEQARTEQMYSQKQETLPASQYNMNFQAGTSVQLHSGVHHRPDKLAEHSTVKQEYSHKSANKHHGQVPAPVIIPQKMSLDKYREKRKLETLELDVREHYVATPGEQQHKKHLQPQAASSVTSPIKMKIPIANTEKPEKHLSDKKEKGGSLKLRIPIPPTEKGASKEELKMKIKVSSSERHSSSDEGSGKSKHSSPHVSKEHKDKHKEHSLNRHHGLGHKHSHSHGGGGSSKHSADGVAPSVLRSPVGLSSDGNSSSSGSSRKKLHSNDASHNHHSKMSKSSKSSGSSSSSCSVKQYVSSHNSVFNLPLPPPPPVTYQVGYGHLSTLVKLDKKPVENGPDAHPQYSTNSQHMDYKDTFDMLDSLLSAQGMNM; translated from the exons ATGTACACAGTTAGTGAGAGGTCAGTGACTTTTAACCACTTCT CAAGCAAGGATTTGGCACAGACATCCTATTTCATGGCTACCAACAG CCTTCACCTTACCACATTCTGTCTTCAGTACAAGCCCACAGTGATAGCATGTGTGTGCATTCACTTGGCCTGCAAGTGGTCCAACTGGGAGATTCCAGTATCAACTGATGGAAAACACTGGTGGGAATATgtagatccctcagttactctAGAACTACTAGATG AGTTAACTCATGAGTTTCTGCAAATACTGGAGAAAACACCTAGCAGGCTCAAGAGAATTAGAAATTGGCGG GCTAATCAGGCAGCTAAGAAACCTAAAGGTGATGGACAGGTATCTGAGAACTCCCTTCTTGGTTCATCTTTGGTCCAGAATTCCATTTTGGTGGATACAGTTACTGGTGTAGCTGCAAACACAAGTTTCCAAAAACCATCGACATCGTTTCCTGCACCAGTACCTCTGACCTCAGGAAGTATTTCTGTTCCAGACAGTCATGCACCTGAAAATTTGGCAATATTAGCTACAGGAATGCCAGGTACCTCATACAGTTTGGCATCACACCAGGAATGGCCTCAGCACCAAGAACAAGCAAGGACAGAGCAAATGTACTCTCAGAAGCAGGAGACACTGCCTGCTAGTCAGTACAACATGAACTTCCAAGCAGGGACGTCCGTGCAGTTGCACTCCGGAGTACACCACAGACCTGACAAACTTGCTGAGCATTCTACTGTCAAACAAGAATATTCTCATAAGTCAGCAAACAAGCACCATGGACAAGTTCCTGCTCCTGTAATAATTCCTCAGAAAATGTCTTTGGATAAATACAGAGAGAAGCGCAAACTAGAAACCCTGGAACTGGATGTCAGAGAACACTATGTAGCAACCCCGGGCGAGCAGCAGCATAAAAAGCACCTGCAGCCACAGGCGGCCAGTTCTGTTACGTCTcccattaaaatgaaaattcctATTGCAAATACAGAGAAGCCTGAAAAACATTTGTCAGATAAGAAGGAGAAGGGTGGCTCGCTCAAACTGCGTATTCCAATCCCACCCACAGAAAAGGGTGCCAGCAAGGAGGagctgaaaatgaaaatcaagGTTTCTTCCTCAGAGAGGCACAGCTCGTCGGACGAGGGCAGCGGCAAGAGCAAGCACTCGAGTCCCCACGTTAGCAAGGAGCATAAGGACAAGCACAAGGAGCACTCTCTGAACCGCCACCACGGCCTGGGCCACAAGCACTCGCACTCGCACGggggcggcggcagcagcaagcACAGCGCTGACGGAGTGGCGCCCTCTGTGCTGAGGAGTCCCGTGGGCCTGAGCAGCGACGGCAACTCCTCTAGTTCCGGCTCCTCCAGGAAGAAGTTGCACAGCAACGATGCTTCTCACAACCACCACTCCAAAATGAGCAAAAGTTCCAAAAGTTCAGGTAGTTCATCTAGTTCTTGCTCTGTTAAGCAGTATGTATCCTCTCACAACTCTGTTTTTAACCTTCCCTTaccccctcctccccctgtCACATACCAGGTGGGCTACGGACATCTCAGCACCCTCGTGAAACTGGACAAGAAACCAGTGGAGAACGGTCCTGATGCCCATCCCCAGTACAGTACAAACAGCCAGCATATGGACTACAAAGACACATTCGACATGCTGGATTCGCTGTTAAGTGCCCAAGGAATGAACATGTAG